A window of Castanea sativa cultivar Marrone di Chiusa Pesio chromosome 8, ASM4071231v1 genomic DNA:
TAACATTTAGAAAATTCTGCCCtcatgttaattttccctaggATGATGACCTGAGGGACCGAACAAGGTCTaggttcagtttaacacttagaagatTTTGCcaatgtgttaattttccctaggCTTGTGGCCCAAGGAGCTGAACAATGCCTAGGTTCAGTTTAACATTTCGAAGATTTGGCcaatgtgttaattttccctaagcttgtggcccgaggagccgaacaaggcctaggttcagtttaacacttcgaagattttgctaatgtgttaATTTTCTCTAGGCTTGTAGCCCGAGGAGCCAAACAAGGCCTAGGTCCAGTTTAACACTTTGAAGATTATGCTGTAAGAATAATTACTTCAATACATCAACCAAAAATATTAAAGTAAGACATATAAGCAAAGTACACAACAAAAGAGGATATTTCAGcattaataatagtaacaccgcagattgtttacattccaggggaGAGGAATTACATTTTCATCCAAATCTTCCAAATAATAAGCCCCAATACCCGCTGCAAACGTGATTCTATACGACCATGCCTAGTTAGGACCCAGTTTACCCCATGCAGGATTTTTTACTGTCCCCACTACCTTTCTTAATACAAGATCTCCTGGCATTAATGGCCTCAATTTCACCCCCTTATCATATGTTTGTTTGAGCTTTTGCTGATAGTTGGCCATCTTCACGCTTGctacttctcttttttcctcAACAGTATTAAGATTATCGAGGAACATGCGATGATTTCCTTCAACGCTATACTGTTCAGATTTCAAGGTTGGGAATCCTGACTCCAGAGGGATTACCGCTTCCATCTTATatgtcattgaaaagggtgtctcATCGGTCGATCTACAGGGGGGTAGTGCGATAGGTCCATAACACGTTAGGcaactcttctacccatctcCTTTTAGCATCATCTAGCCTCTTCTTCAGTCCAACCAAGATGACCTTGTTAGTGGCCTCGGCTTaaccatttccttgaggataagtcGGTGTCAAATACCCATTCCTTATTCCTAAATCTCCACAGTACCTTCTGaaggctttactatcaaattgaaggcCATTATCAGAGATTAAAGTATGCGGGACTCCAAAACgagtaacaatattcttccagatgAATCTCTTTGCATCTACATCTCTGATGTTAGCTAGTGTTTCGGCCTCTATccacttagtaaaataatctGTGCCGATAAGAAGCCATCTTCTATTACAAATTGCCCGAGGAAAAGGTCCGACGATGACCAAGCCCCACCGAGCAAATGGCCATGGGCTGGATAACGGATTTAAGACTCCCTCTAGTTGATGAATATTTGGTGCATACCTATGGCACTGGTTACAtttttttgcataatcttgGGAGGTtttctgcatatttggccaccaatatccctaggTCAGAGCCCGATGAGCTAAGGACCTCCCACCAGTGTGACTCCCGCATATGccttcatgtaattcttctaATATGGGCTCAACTACTTCAAGATGTACACCCAAAAGATACGGACCCAAATAAGAACGCTTGTATAACTTCTGCTCCTTGGAGAGCCAATAACGAGGAGCATTTCTATGTACCTTTTTTGCCTCAGTTTTGTCTTCGAGCAATATACCTTGTTTTAAAAAGGTcacaataggatccatccaacttgGTCCCACCTGAATACTGTGAATACCGATTGTTGGTATGCTGGCGAGACTGGAGTTCATCATATCCTCAACCAATACCACCCGCAGAAGCTTCGATCCCAAGGATGTGGCTAGCATAGCCAATGAATCGGCATGAGCATTCTGTCTTTTAGGGATTTGCTTCACTACAAAACTCTTAGACCTGTTTAAAGCACACTTCACCCTATTGAGATACCCTTGCATCCTCTCATCCCTAGCTTCAAACTCCCCATTGACTTGCCCGACAACTAACCAGGAATCGCAATATAATTCTACCACTTCTCTCTCTTACTGTCTAACCATTAGAGCTCTTACCAAAAGAgcctcatactcggcctcattgttggtggctATGAAACCCAGTCGTAATGATTTTTCCATGATCAACCTCTCGAGAGTAATCAACACAATCCAAATTCTTGCTTCTTTTCGGTTAAACACCCCATCTGTATAGACTTCCCACGGGGGAACATTGATGGGTACGGTAGACGTCACCGTTAAGATTACCTCTTCTTTCTTGAGGTTATCCTCAGTGAACTCCGCCACAAAATCAGTGAGGACTTGTCCTTTGATGGCTGTCTAAGGCATATAAATGACATCATAAGCTCCAAGCCTTGTTCCCCATTTTTCCACTTGGCCTGTATAATCTGATTTCCTCAGGAGAGCCTGTAAAGGAAATTAGGTGAGCACTACTATCGTGtgggcttgaaaataatgcGGAAGCTTTCTCATAGCATGTACAATAGCTAACACTGCCTTTTCCAAGGGTAAGTAATGCATTTCAGCCTCTTGTAGAGATTTACTAACGTAATACACATGTTTTTGGATGCCATCGTCATTCCGTCCGAGGACAAGGCTGATAGCATAATCTGTGATTGCCAGATAAGCGTACAACACCTCCTCCTTCTCAGGTCTAGAAAGTATCGGTGGACTAGCTAAATATCGCTTTAGATCTTCAAAGGCCAGAGCGCATTCCTCGGTCCACTGAAAATCTTTCCATTTGTGCAGGAGCTGATAAAAAGGACGACACCTGTCTGCGGATCGAGAGATGAACCTGTTTAATGCAGCCACCATACCAGTCAACCTCTACACCTCCTTGGGATTCCGAGGCGGGTGTAAGCCAACTATGGCCTTAATCTGGTCGGGATTAACTTCGATTCCTCGAGGCGTTATCATATAACCAAGAAACTTCCCTAAACTGACCCCAAAAGTGCACTTGGAGGCATTTAGACGTAGCTTGTGCCTTCTCAGGACTGAGAATGTTTCTTCCAAGTCTGCCAAATGAGCTTCCACCCTTTTGCTCTTAATCACCATATCGTCAATATAAGCTTCCATATTCCGCCCTAACTGTGACTCAAACATTCGAGTCACCATTTCTGATAAGTGGATCTCGCATTCTtgagaccaaaaggcattacccgATAATGATAATTGCCATTGGGGGCACATAAAGCTGTTTTCTCCTGATCAGATAATGATAAAGGTATCTGATaataaccttgaaaagcatacaggaaactcatccgaggatgtccaacagtagcatctaccagctGATCGATTCTTGGAATGGGGAAAGGGTCCTTTGGGCAcaccttgttcagatcagtaaaatccacgcaaactctccacttcccgttcttctttttaactacCACAGTATTAGCAAGCCACTCAGGGTAAAAGATCTCTTTAATAGTTCTAGCTTGATTCAACTTGTTTACCTCTACCCTTATAGCTTCGGCATGATCTCGAGATGCACGCCGAGAAGGCTGTTTGCGAGGCACAGCCTCGAGATTgacatttaattgatgacaaATAAACTCAGGGTCAACCCCCGGGACGTCATACATCGTCCAAGCAAAAACACCAATGTTGGCCTCCAAAAACTTTcacaactttattttttccaaaataggcAGATGGGATCCCACTTGGAAATACTTTTCCTCATCTTCCCCTATTAATACCTTCTCGAGGTCTTCAATCGAATCTCCACCCGTCTCGGCACCATGTCCTTGGGTAGGATTCTTTAATTGCTATAGAGTTTTCTGATCTGCTCCTATCTCCGGACTCTCAGTTGTCCTAATGATCGCAGATACCAAACACTCCTACCCGTCCACGGGTGAGATACTTGACCTTTACATGCAACGTCGACGAGATTGCACCCATGGCATGAAGCCATGGCCTAGCCAAGATGGCCGTGTAGGGTGAATAAGCCTTTACAACTATGAAATTAACTTGTACTTCCTCGTCCTCAACTTGCACGGGCAATCTAATCATCCCCTGAGGAATCACCGGCTTTTCATCAAAGCCTACCAACGGTGAGTCATACCTTTCAAGGTCCTCGGCTTTCAAATTTAATCCATTAAACAAATCGGGATGCATAATTTCTGCTCCACTTCCCTCGTCAACTAGGACGCGTTTCACATCATACCCCCCGATCTGAACAGTAACTACTAAAGCATCGTCATGTGATTGGCATATTCCCTCCTTATCCTCCTCAAAGAAACCTAAGGTTGGTATTGCCGACAACTTAACTTTCTTAACAATTTGATTACCCGTCTCCACGACCTCATCTCCGAGGCCACTTCGCACGGACATGACCCTGGAAGATGTCCCAAGCTCTCCCCCCCCCAGCTTTGCTAAAATGACGTTAATGGTGCCCAATGCTGGTCGAGGAGTATTGCCACGGTGTGATCCAGCCCCATGATGCTCGAATTGTCCTCCCGGTTGACATAAGAAATGGTTAAGCTTCCCCGCCCTTGCCAGCTGGCTCAAATGATCACGTAATGTTCTACATTCCTCCGTGGTATGTCCCTTATCTCGATGATAATGGCAATGAAGGCTTTGATTTCTCAaggatgcatctccactcattttaTTAGACCACTTGAAATAAGGCTCATtctatattttttctaatatcTGATACACCAACTCTTTGAACAATGAATTAACCAAAGGAGTCCCTATCGGCGATGAATGACCTGGGGGTTCTCTTTTGGGGTGATTGCCCTGATAACCCTCTCCCCGAGGATCTTTTCTCTTCGGGAGCATTTTTGTTTTACCTTTAACTTGAATCTGatcttcttcaacttgtttatACTTATCTATACGATCCATGAGCTGGCGCATATTTAAGGCAGCTTTCATTATCAAGGACTTTCTCAAACCATGTTCAGTAGGGAGCCCCACCTTAAAAGTCCTTATATCCACATCTTCAATATCGCCATCAATCTCATTATAGGTTTCCCAGTACCTATCTGAATAAGTTTTAAGAGTCTCTCATTCCCTCATTGCCATAGATAACAACGAATCTAAAGGCTTAGGGACCCTGCTGCACGTTATGAACCGAGCCCCAAACGTTCTTGTTAGCTCCTCAAAAGATCCTAAATAGCCTTCTTCTAAAGCATCAAACCAGCGCATGGCTACTGGCCCAAGGTTAGAaggaaaaactttacacatcaaagctTCATTATTTGAATGAACTGCTATTTTTTGATTAAAGTGGCTTACATGCTCCATGAGATCagtcctgccattatagataGTAAAAGTAGGTTGAGAGAAACGATGAGGAAGCTTTGCCTTGTTTATCCTACTTACGAAAAGTGATTTAGAAATTTGCCTTAAGGCcttactcatagcatcattcctCGTGCCTTGATAAGACCATCCCCCTACTCGTTTACCCCCACCTTTCTTAAACTTGTCCAAAGAAGTAGAAACAGAATGGGATTCGCCAGGGGGGGATTTGGACCCATGATGATCATCCCAACCCTTTTCAACCTCCGAGCCATCACtagatgaagaggaagaaatcCTTCTATTACTCCTCATTCGCTTTAGTTTTCTGCGCAAATGATTTATTTCTGACTGCATCTTTTGCACTTCTTCCTCACGAGAAACACGATCCCCAGAGTGTGAATGACTTCTTCTTGCACGATCACTATGATACGACTCCACAACCACACTTGGGGTGCGCAGTCTATCACCTCCCCACTGCATGCTTACAGATTGGTTCTCCCTCTGTGAACCAACTGATTCTTCCCTATCTTGGCTTTCACTTGCCATTTATCCTCAAGACAGAACCTCTCGCTTTActgttcccacagacgacgccaattgtaaggaccaaaaatccaACTAGGTATCAAAGCCCACTTAAAAATGGAAGTGGATCCAATCACCCAAGGCCCtaaacaaagaatttgtagagagggaacaCAATAACAGCGGAGTGAAATGTCCTGAGGATTGCAATTAACATCAAAGGAATAATAAACAGTTTTGCCCGAGGAGCAATGTCTTACATTTCAGTCcaatatctcttttttttttctctctttcgaCCCCCTTCTTCTGGCCTCTTTCATCCTTATCTATACTCCTTCCTCCTTGCATCGGCAACGTCCATCTCCCACCTAACTCTCTTCTTCTATTAGCACTTGTCCCATTGATTGTAAAAGGTGGTGGAATGGAACTGACTAACTGTCATTCAtactgttcaggtcacctcCACATCAATGCGGTTGATAAAGTTGTTGCTTCTCATTTAATGTGGTTAGGAAACTAGgtgtagagcattcaatgcagagTCCACAGGCCGTCACCCACCAAACCAGATATTTTCTCTCTGCCATATACCACTAGTATACTCTTGGTATTTGTTCATGCAACATCGTCTTCGGGTCCTCAGCCCTCGCTGTTTAACTAAGATCTCCATTGTCCCTTGATCTTCTCCCTTGGCCCTCAGCCTTCATCCTTAGCTAAGATCTCCTTCGTCCCTTGATCTTCATCCTCGGTCCTCGGCCCCCCACAGGTACGATTTCTGTTTTTAATGAGTTTTAGCTCCAATGAGCAACAagtattatatattaattaatgtgGAGACAAAGCAAAGttgattaataaatatcttaAGTTGAAAATCAAAGTCAGGTAACCGCATTGGATTAAATTCACTTAATAAATTAACTTAAGACTATTCAAGATCTTCAAACAAGTTAGATTTCATATGTTGACATaggtaacatttttttaatgagttttaGCTCCAACGAAAGAGGGAAGAAAATATTCAGTTTATTATTGACCGTGTAATGCCTTGGGAGGAAGAGGCATgcgttaaaaaaacaaaagaaacaaaaacaaacaaacaaaaaaacagtgTGCTATGCCTTTAAAATATTTCCATAATAATGATACTGATTTGAAAGAAGGAGAGAATAATCATGAGCAAGATGGAGAAATCCCACAACGATCTTCTTTATAATGATTTTCAATTAAAgctcaaattaataataataaaaaaaatgttataatcaAAGAGATTTTTGCAGGCTCTAAGAGACGTGATTAGTAGGTAGCTtagtctctattttttttttctctaaaaaatgcTAAGACTACAACTAAATCCACAATTTATTCATATGGTGAGTTATGAGTGATGGAGTTGTGGACCCATATAGACTCGTCATTTTTACTCCACCTAGGGACAGAACCAGTACTTTAAGTTAGGAGAGCGACTTTGCTATTGGTTGTGTGTGTGGCGGCTTTGGCATCTAACTCTATTGTTGCTTAGCtgcataggattttttttttttttttttggtctttgatgtgtaagaacaaaattattttgtttaaaatttgttatagggccgggttgtttgtttttgttgttgggctaatttttttgggcttgtatattttattttagcttttagatttataaatttttttatggtcttTAAAATGAGAAACCTTCTAGAGCTACAaacttttttagaaaattgcTAATATAATGAGtagttattggtaagtaaaaaaaataatgtaagtTGTGGCTCCAAAtgcaaaccaataagaatttattaCCTTAATAATTTGTagaaatgttgtaaaaaaggttgtgactataacaatactcttaaaaaaaatcaatgatattattaagtgggcaaaatgtataaaattgcCCCCAAGCCCTAGTGTGGCTCCGTCCCTGACTCCACCACtcataactctctctctctctctctctctctctctctctctttgagaaAATCCACCACTCATAACTTAATAAGATTATATATCAGGTTTTGTGATGAATTGAGGTAATTTTAATAAGGTTGCAAATTATGTGAGTCAATTGTGAGAACAGATTAGAGATTagactcttttgtttttttggtatatCTAGAAGACGTGATTATTGCAATGAGAGAAAGGATCAGGATTCATGAGAGACATATTCATCATGTTGAAATCTAGAGCTGCTGCTATGGTCAAAATTAATGACAAGTGCAGAGCGGATTAGCCGGCACCATTAACTATTCTCTGCTTCACTTCTTCTACTCGTATCTGCTTCATAAGTCATTACACCCAACAAGAAAGTAAATTATATGctaataatcatttttattataaactcTTACCCATGAAGAAAGTCGTTGTATCTTTCATAGAATATCGGTTTGATTCTAATTTACACGTATAAATAAAGCATCATTGCTAGGCGACATTTCACTGAAGGTCCTATCATTGGTACGTGCAAAAATCATTATGTTGAAAAGAAGAGTTGATTACACAAACTCTTATATATACACTCCGAATTAATTACATTAAACCTTGCGTTTGGTACGAGTAAGAGCATTTTTATCAAAGATtgcaaaaatgctaaaacttaaattttaacatttgaaacccaaaaaatccaCTCCATCAAAACTTGCATATGCTAAAAGATTTGCcatcttgctacagtgcacTCTCATTTTTGAGAGCGCACCGTAGcaatatgttataatattttattgatttctaattctctctctcctcagacACGGCTCACTCTCATCACTCTCGTTCACTTTCTTAGACTCTCCCTCTTGTTCTCTACTTCTCCCTCACAACCCAGCCATCATCTCCCTTCCCTTTTCATCACGTTGCCTCCATTTTGAAACCCATCTGCTCTACATTAAGCTTCAAGGGTTTGTGGTCGGTGATTGTGGTCATGAGGCACGGTGGTGGTTCGGCGATTTTGGTCATGATTTGGTGGGTATTGGTGGTGCCTCGGCAACGGTTTTGATGGGGTTGAGATCGgtgtggtgggttttggttgggGTTGAGAGAGTTGGGTGGGTGGCGGGTTTTGTGGTGGCTGTTGATATTGGGTGAGGCTGGGCTGCGGTGGTGGGGTTCGGATTTGCAGGTTGTGGGTGTCATTGATGGTGGTTTTGggtgattaatttttttggatgtgGTGGGTTGCAATTTACTGTGATTGTGGTGATTGGGGGTGTGACCGTGGCTATGGCAATGGTTGACCGTGACTGAGGTGTGGTTGTTGTGGCTGAGGCGTGGTTGCTATGGCTGAGGCGGTACTAGTTGTGGTAGTCGTGGGTCTctgggttgtttttgtttttgtttttttggttgatgGTGGTATGAGGATGTGGGTTTGGTTGGTGATGAGGTTGTgagtttgggtttgtgattttggtggttggggATTGTGGTGGCTGTCAGCtggtgggtttttattttttatttttttatggtggtAGTGGCTAGCCGTGGGTGTGGCTGTGACTGGGGTTTGCTTGGACTGAGAAGAATGTGGTGGGTTTcatcagagaaagagagagacacagtggtaaaataaaaataatatcatttaaatgaagttgtaaaaaaaaaaaaaaatgtttgatgtttggtatattataaaatgaggtattaaaattgtaaaagtagttttttgagattgcaaatgctaaaaaatttagaaggCTTGATACGAATGCTCTAATGTTTTAAGATTGCtaaaaatgtttaaagattTTCATGTTTTGTTGCAAATCACACCAGAGAATTAGATGCTAGGGATATCTTGATTCCCTCTTAACCCTTTTTTGTATCAATGTCAATTCTCTTTAAAATAGGTAAGtatccagattcccaaacttaaaagaaattgtattttttattgacaattttaactattttcccttatcatttaagcaatggagataaaatataaaacaaatcattaatATCTTATAGACCTAAACGTTGTTAGGTTGTTTTGTTATGACTTAAGCTCTATTTAAAATTATGGTTAAGAATTAATTTTCCCCTCTTTATATCTCCTATTGGGGATTGGTTAGATGCTaaagtaaattaaattatttatttttattaaaaagatttttcataaagaataagaatttaaatagttatttttgtattgtacttgtcattttgaaatgttagattaTAGTTTTAATgtatttgttataatttatagtttacaatttttttgtcattatttatttggaggaagatttaaaattaaaaaaaaaggctcgATATTGGATTTACAAATGTAAGGATAGtatgagaaaaagaaatgattcatttaagatttttaagaataaactaaacattataatttcatatttttagaATCTTATTAAATTCTCAGTTAAACTAAACATATGAATAGTTATATTTCTAGGCATCCAGATTGCAAAACATCACATTCTTAATAATCTAGATGTCAAGAGTGATATGAATTTTTCCATACCAATAagtgaaaatttgtatttgcGAGAGTAGTACAAAGAAGAGGTCAATTGATTGTCCAACTGATTTCTTATTTGAAGTTCGAATCTCGGTTTTTGTGCTTAAATACAAACAAGAGGTAAATTGATTGTtcaattcattttcaaatttgaagtttgaatcTTGGCTTGCCTTTAAACTTTGCAATTTTGCAGTTTTGCACTTTGACTGAGATTCGTTCCACAAGCCTAATACAAGTAAAAGTCatgaaaaatacattaaaaaaaaaaaatttgagcaccaaaatacaatcaaaatttgtCGTAGAATTAGCCATCACTATAAGACTAAACAAATGTaataagcaaaaaataaaaataaaaattgaaccCAAATTAGCAAAACTATTTGTTTtaacttgatcttgaaacataatattgaactgaaattaattttctaattaaggttaatagaaaataatttagttAACTTATAAACAATGAAGTATGAATAAACTATTTGGACGAACTCATTTGGTTTATTTGCTTATCATAAACAGTCTTTTAAACCTCATTTTATCTAATTACATTCTATTTTTACAGATcttgtaattaaattaaataaaacaatgaaatataaattcatttattaGAAAGTATTTTGGGTTAAGAgtaattttctttgatttattttgcCTAAATAGAGTAATTTTACCTttgatataacttatttttttattgagcaCTTGGTCAACGTTTCTTATCTGTTATGGCTATATGacaagttaaaattttatttttcctagcTACTTGTTTCGTTTCATAGAAATCATTACAAATTCTAATAAAATCATCATTCATCCCTTGAATTTCACCTGAAGTAGTCAGCAGGGTATTATAAGTCAGAAAAAGACAGAAAAGGAAGGCTTGAGGCTCAAGCGCATGAAAATTAGTTCAAAGcatcctctaaaaaaaatagagtagtTCAATGTACAGATTAGTCAGGCAAATGGGTTTTGGTTTGGTAGTTTTGTTACAACCGTATGCCGCCCCCAAACAAAACCAGTCCCGCCTACAAAATTAGCCAGATTCTCCGGTCTCTTAGTTGAAAAGTCTGAAAATTCCAAAGGCTATTGTATTTGTGGGCCATTCTCTCGTTAAATTTACAAATAACTGGTCAGATGTTTGGAACAAAAACactaaattgtaaattacacccttaaagtttaagggtatttaaattttatacattaaaaatttagaatttgaatttttactcTATGAAGTTTTATTTAGTTTTCATCAGCAACCTcttcatttatatttttcattaagtgCCACATAAACTTGTCACACATATTTAGTTTTTCCAATTAAATGATATCATTTTTATAgcctaaaaaaatcaaataattaaaaatgacatGATATCATTTTATCGAATGAACTATACACACATTGCAAACTTAAATAGCACCTAATAGAAAATGTGGACGTAAAAATTACTAATGCAAATAGAATAAAACTTTAAGaattaaatctaaattttaaaactttaggaCCTAAAATTCAAGCGATTTAGTGGATCAAAAATATAAACTCAGAAAAAGGACTAAAAAAACATGTGGGACCATCACAGGGTGACCATTATAAAATGTGTTCCATGTGGTTCTTGGTGGGAAGTTGGAAGACTAGTCTTATCCCATGCAATTGCCAATGTGATTTACATTGTTTCTCGTGGGGTTGACCATCCAAGTAGCAGCGAGAAACTATGACTagtaaaacaaagaaaaagtgTACAAAGAACTTAGTGTCTGACGTTGTCACTGTGTATTAATTTCAAACTTCCAACTTCAAACACTGccattaatattaaatatttagcCGCTTTCTCTTACCAACATTGCAAACGTATCAGATAGTCTTTAATTTCTTTCCCCAATCTTCAACTATTATCCTCCATTATTCTCAAACTTTTTCTCCATATAGCTTTAGAACTTTCCTATTCTTTAATCAAAGTTGCAATAAACTTCTAAGATGGAAGAAATTGAGATACCTCAATACTTCATTTGTCCCATATCTTTACAAATCATGAAAGACCCAGTTACGGCAGTGACAGGCATCACATATGAGCGTGAAAGCATCGAGCAGTGGTTAATATCATCAGCAAAGCGCAACACAACCACATGCCCTGTCACAAACCAGCCATTGCATAGAGACTCAGACTTGACGCCAAACCACACTCTGCGTCGGCTAATCCAGGCGTGGTGCACAGCTAATGCAACAAAGGGTGTTGATCGAATTCCCACACCGAAAGCTTCTCTCGACAAAACCCATGTACTGAAACTTGTGCGAGAGCTTGGAGTTGCTCATTTGTATGTAAACGCTTTGAAGAAACTGGAAGCCCTGGCAACAGAGAATCAACGCAACAAGTTGTGCATGGCTGAGGCTGGTGTGGCTAAGGAGTTGTGCTTGTTAATCATAAAATGTTT
This region includes:
- the LOC142606279 gene encoding uncharacterized protein LOC142606279, translated to MQKTSQDYAKKCNQCHRYAPNIHQLEGVLNPLSSPWPFARWGLVIVGPFPRAICNRRWLLIGTDYFTKWIEAETLANIRDVDAKRFIWKNIVTRFGVPHTLISDNGLQFDSKAFRRSTDETPFSMTYKMEAVIPLESGFPTLKSEQYSVEGNHRMFLDNLNTVEEKREVASVKMANYQQKLKQTYDKGVKLRPLMPGDLVLRKVVGTVKNPAWGKLGPN
- the LOC142606280 gene encoding uncharacterized protein LOC142606280; the protein is MVAALNRFISRSADRCRPFYQLLHKWKDFQWTEECALAFEDLKRYLASPPILSRPEKEEVLYAYLAITDYAISLVLGRNDDGIQKHVYYVSKSLQEAEMHYLPLEKAVLAITAIKGQVLTDFVAEFTEDNLKKEEVILTVTSTVPINVPPWEVYTDGVFNRKEARIWIVLITLERLIMEKSLRLGFIATNNEAEYEALLVRALMVRQSKSFVVKQIPKRQNAHADSLAMLATSLGSKLLRVVLVEDMMNSSLASIPTIGIHSIQVGPSWMDPIVTFLKQGILLEDKTEAKKVHRNAPRYWLSKEQKLYKRSYLGPYLLGVHLEVVEPILEELHEGICGSHTGGRSLAHRALT